Proteins encoded in a region of the Procambarus clarkii isolate CNS0578487 chromosome 42, FALCON_Pclarkii_2.0, whole genome shotgun sequence genome:
- the LOC138373561 gene encoding uncharacterized protein, with protein sequence MLPSTSGVALPSTSTAVVVPSTSGVAVPSTSGVAVPSTSGVAVPSTSTAVAGVAVPSTSGGMCMELAHLAQWMPICKGANYERNRSMTHSTTGGRTLILFYSGCDAETWTSCSFFYNHVINKFINKLNNFYFTRNKPP encoded by the exons atgc tgccatctacatctggaGTGGcactgccatctacatctactgctgtggtagtgccgtctacatctggtgtggcagtgccatctacatctggtgtggcagtgccatctacatctggtgtggcagtgccatctacatctactgctgtggctggtgtggcagtgccgtctACATCTGGT gggatgtgcatggaacttgcacaccttgctcaatggatgcctatctgcaagggtgccaattatgaacgaaatcggtcgatgacacactcgactacaggtggccgaactttgatcttattttactcag ggtgtgatgctgaaacttggaccagttgcagctttTTCTATAACCatgtcataaataaatttataaacaaattgaacaacttttactttACCCGTAATAAGCCACCTTAA
- the LOC138373562 gene encoding cytochrome c-like — protein sequence MGEREKGKKIFMQRCAQCHTVELNCKNKNGPNLNGLFSRQTGQASGYIYTYANKAKSITWDKDNLDIYLTNPKKFIPGTKMVFVGLKKKNERADLIAYLETSTK from the coding sequence atgggtgagagggaaaaaggtaagaagatctttatgcagaggtgtgcacagtgtcacactgttgaatTAAACTGCAAGAACAAAAATGGACCCAATCTCAATGGCCTCTTCAGCCGCCAAACTGGTCAGGCTTCTGGCTATATTTACACTTATGCCAACAAGGCCAAGAGTATCACGTGGGACAAAGATAATCTGGATATCTACTTGACCAACCCCAAGAAATTTATTCCAGGCACAAAGATGGTGTTCGTTGGtcttaagaagaagaatgagcgtgcagacttgattgcttacctggaaacatccaccaagtag